A stretch of the Takifugu flavidus isolate HTHZ2018 chromosome 1, ASM371156v2, whole genome shotgun sequence genome encodes the following:
- the LOC130529579 gene encoding alpha-N-acetylgalactosaminide alpha-2,6-sialyltransferase 2-like isoform X1: MWRPERKPKGTASQLVEGTLAGMALQRRLVLASLAVSFLLCVYILCMSWESSWSTPSFRVFMQGGSSGSLESAKPSDQQPNGGGWTKATPAYVQSSGLHQHTEHWAGEQDGVDVSRSGPQAGGADQTRIQAPQQPARGTGTTDSPFIGDEYMSEEIPPQTTCPDGVRTRVANTEFSGNFLNNVPVLQWARHATLQQYGRLSRYTGTHGWGGVDYNTLVDALSVLNSSASWQMLDDWKDRSNNSECIRCAVVGNGGILKDSKRGTEIDSHHYVFRTNGAVIKGFEKDVGSRTTHYTFSTNTLMNSIRAYAGVGFKAPPVSKETRYIFLPDHDRDYLLMKAAATHTLVERGPERNRDPSLYFGKDVSAEKVKMYHPDFVRYLRNRFLRSATLKTKYKDIYRPSTGAVMLLAALHTCDKVSAYGFMTPDYMKYSDHYYDNNYHPVGFYINHDLRMEMALWQRLHQAGLIQLYMHQ; the protein is encoded by the exons ATGTGGAGGCCGGAAC GCAAACCGAAGGGCACGGCGAGCCAGCTGGTGGAGGGCACCTTAGCGGGCATGGCGCTGCAGAGGAGGCTGGTGTTGGCCTCGCTGGCCGTGAGCTTCCTGCTGTGCGTCTACATCCTGTGCATGAGCTGGGAGTCGTCGTGGTCCACACCGTCGTTCAGGGTCTTCATGCAGGGCGGCAGCAG TGGCTCACTGGAGTCTGCGAAGCCTTCAGACCAGCAGCCTAATGGTGGGGGGTGGACCAAGGCCACCCCGGCCTACGTGCAATCATCGGGCCTGCACCAACACACGGAACACTGGGCCGGAGAGCAAGACGGTGTTGATGTGTCACGCTCTGGTCCTCAAGCCGGAGGAGCAGATCAAACCAGGATCCAGGCCCCCCAGCAGCCCGCACGGGGAACCGGAACAACGGACTCCCCCTTTATTGGAGACGAGTACATGAGTGAAGAGATCCCGCCACAAACT ACCTGCCCCGACGGCGTCCGGACTCGGGTCGCCAACACGGAATTCAGTGGGAATTTTCTGAACAACGTTCCGGTCCTGCAGTGGGCTCGCCACGCCACCCTTCAACAGTACGGGCGCCTGAGTCGGTACACGGGAACCCACGGCTGGGGGGGCGTCGATTACAACA CTTTGGTGGACGCTCTGTCCGTCCTCAACTCTTCTGCCAGCTGGCAGATGTTGGACGACTGGAAGGACCGTAGTAACAACTCGGAGTGCATCCGCTGCgctgtggtgggaaacggggGGATACTGAAAGACTCCAAGAGAGGGACGGAGATCGACAGCCACCACTACGTGTTCAG GACCAATGGGGCGGTCATCAAAGGCTTCGAGAAGGACGTGGGCTCGAGGACCACCCACTACACCTTCTCCACCAACACGCTGATGAACTCCATCAGGGCTTACGCAGGTGTGGGGTTCAAAGCCCCCCCAGTATCCAAG GAAACCAGATACATTTTCCTGCCCGACCATGACCGGGATTACCTGCTGATGAaagctgctgccacacacacactggtggagAGAGGACCCGAGCGGAACCGAGA CCCAAGCTTGTATTTTGGAAAGGACGTGTCAGCGGAGAAGGTGAAGATGTACCACCCAGATTTTGTCCGTTACCTCAGGAACAG attCCTTCGCTCCGCTACGCTGAAAACCAAATATAAGGACATTTATCGTCCGTCAACAGGCGCCGTGATGCTGCTGGCAGCGCTCCACACCTGTGACAAG GTGAGTGCGTACGGCTTCATGACCCCAGACTACATGAAGTACTCTGACCACTACTACGACAACAACTACCATCCAGTTGGCTTCTACATCAACCACGACCTCCGGATGGAAATGGCgctgtggcagc
- the LOC130529579 gene encoding alpha-N-acetylgalactosaminide alpha-2,6-sialyltransferase 2-like isoform X2 produces MALQRRLVLASLAVSFLLCVYILCMSWESSWSTPSFRVFMQGGSSGSLESAKPSDQQPNGGGWTKATPAYVQSSGLHQHTEHWAGEQDGVDVSRSGPQAGGADQTRIQAPQQPARGTGTTDSPFIGDEYMSEEIPPQTTCPDGVRTRVANTEFSGNFLNNVPVLQWARHATLQQYGRLSRYTGTHGWGGVDYNTLVDALSVLNSSASWQMLDDWKDRSNNSECIRCAVVGNGGILKDSKRGTEIDSHHYVFRTNGAVIKGFEKDVGSRTTHYTFSTNTLMNSIRAYAGVGFKAPPVSKETRYIFLPDHDRDYLLMKAAATHTLVERGPERNRDPSLYFGKDVSAEKVKMYHPDFVRYLRNRFLRSATLKTKYKDIYRPSTGAVMLLAALHTCDKVSAYGFMTPDYMKYSDHYYDNNYHPVGFYINHDLRMEMALWQRLHQAGLIQLYMHQ; encoded by the exons ATGGCGCTGCAGAGGAGGCTGGTGTTGGCCTCGCTGGCCGTGAGCTTCCTGCTGTGCGTCTACATCCTGTGCATGAGCTGGGAGTCGTCGTGGTCCACACCGTCGTTCAGGGTCTTCATGCAGGGCGGCAGCAG TGGCTCACTGGAGTCTGCGAAGCCTTCAGACCAGCAGCCTAATGGTGGGGGGTGGACCAAGGCCACCCCGGCCTACGTGCAATCATCGGGCCTGCACCAACACACGGAACACTGGGCCGGAGAGCAAGACGGTGTTGATGTGTCACGCTCTGGTCCTCAAGCCGGAGGAGCAGATCAAACCAGGATCCAGGCCCCCCAGCAGCCCGCACGGGGAACCGGAACAACGGACTCCCCCTTTATTGGAGACGAGTACATGAGTGAAGAGATCCCGCCACAAACT ACCTGCCCCGACGGCGTCCGGACTCGGGTCGCCAACACGGAATTCAGTGGGAATTTTCTGAACAACGTTCCGGTCCTGCAGTGGGCTCGCCACGCCACCCTTCAACAGTACGGGCGCCTGAGTCGGTACACGGGAACCCACGGCTGGGGGGGCGTCGATTACAACA CTTTGGTGGACGCTCTGTCCGTCCTCAACTCTTCTGCCAGCTGGCAGATGTTGGACGACTGGAAGGACCGTAGTAACAACTCGGAGTGCATCCGCTGCgctgtggtgggaaacggggGGATACTGAAAGACTCCAAGAGAGGGACGGAGATCGACAGCCACCACTACGTGTTCAG GACCAATGGGGCGGTCATCAAAGGCTTCGAGAAGGACGTGGGCTCGAGGACCACCCACTACACCTTCTCCACCAACACGCTGATGAACTCCATCAGGGCTTACGCAGGTGTGGGGTTCAAAGCCCCCCCAGTATCCAAG GAAACCAGATACATTTTCCTGCCCGACCATGACCGGGATTACCTGCTGATGAaagctgctgccacacacacactggtggagAGAGGACCCGAGCGGAACCGAGA CCCAAGCTTGTATTTTGGAAAGGACGTGTCAGCGGAGAAGGTGAAGATGTACCACCCAGATTTTGTCCGTTACCTCAGGAACAG attCCTTCGCTCCGCTACGCTGAAAACCAAATATAAGGACATTTATCGTCCGTCAACAGGCGCCGTGATGCTGCTGGCAGCGCTCCACACCTGTGACAAG GTGAGTGCGTACGGCTTCATGACCCCAGACTACATGAAGTACTCTGACCACTACTACGACAACAACTACCATCCAGTTGGCTTCTACATCAACCACGACCTCCGGATGGAAATGGCgctgtggcagc